From the genome of Anopheles moucheti chromosome 3, idAnoMoucSN_F20_07, whole genome shotgun sequence, one region includes:
- the LOC128303077 gene encoding forkhead box protein K1-like, protein MESKEHSSQTVAPKSGDPDQLVIPKNCFNFIANLISETNLMLISEPKVVVGRLTPEGDIDFPVSTNKMISHKHFVIEYIESEFWLVCLSKNGIFVNDMLVPKDANPYMLPKTCYFRFPSTSIKLFFNNLIRRKPHIGVLMDRQDLLTFMSNLAVQKTETNMGEFSISTSNEHAVVLAESKIVSSFLMDMLLQLVPMRNLPTEQVAINREEADEPMVEGDVHETVSETPPPDDVKPSFSYAQLIAEAIVASPKQQLTLSEIYSYLMEKYPYFRMKPNGGWQNSIRHNLSLNQYFVKVPRTSKNVGKGCYWRIDPTVYCKAMANRPQKNKHLMSKIILKRCMSKPASMNH, encoded by the coding sequence ATGGAATCGAAAGAACATTCCAGTCAAACAGTAGCTCCGAAGTCCGGCGATCCAGACCAGTTGGTGATTCcgaaaaattgtttcaatttcattgcGAATCTAATCAGCGAAACCAACCTGATGCTAATATCCGAACCCAAAGTGGTCGTTGGGCGCCTAACACCTGAAGGGGATATAGATTTCCCGGTGTCCACGAATAAGATGATCTCTCACAAACACTTCGTTATCGAGTACATCGAGAGTGAGTTTTGGTTGGTCTGCTTGAGCAAGAACGGCATCTTCGTTAATGATATGTTAGTGCCGAAGGATGCCAATCCGTATATGTTACCCAAAACGTGCTACTTCCGCTTTCCTTCCACCAGTATTAAGCTGTTTTTCAATAATCTCATCAGAAGGAAACCACACATTGGTGTGCTGATGGATCGGCAGGATCTGTTGACGTTTATGTCAAACTTGGCGGTTCAGAAGACGGAAACCAATATGGGGGAGTTCTCCATTAGCACTAGCAACGAACACGCAGTGGTTCTCGCGGAGAGTAAAATTGTTAGTTCATTCTTAATGGACATGTTGTTGCAATTGGTACCAATGCGTAATCTACCCACTGAACAGGTCGCAATCAACCGGGAAGAAGCAGATGAGCCGATGGTTGAAGGTGACGTGCATGAAACGGTTTCCGAGACCCCACCACCTGATGATGTAAAACCATCATTTAGCTACGCACAGTTGATCGCCGAAGCCATTGTAGCATCACCTAAGCAGCAGTTGACGCTCTCGGAAATTTATTCTTACTTAATGGAAAAGTATCCGTACTTTCGCATGAAACCGAATGGTGGTTGGCAGAACTCAATTCGGCACAATTTAAGCTTGAACCAATACTTTGTCAAGGTCCCGCGTACGAGTAAAAATGTTGGAAAAGGATGCTACTGGCGGATTGATCCTACTGTTTACTGCAAAGCGATGGCAAATCGTCCCCAAAAGAATAAGCATTTAATGTCAAAGATTATCTTGAAGAGATGTATGTCCAAACCAGCCTCGATGAATCATTAA